One segment of Lytechinus pictus isolate F3 Inbred chromosome 13, Lp3.0, whole genome shotgun sequence DNA contains the following:
- the LOC129274505 gene encoding heparan sulfate 2-O-sulfotransferase 1-like: MTKRNVLISLAILSFIACILIMSEYLNLFEDGAGFSYVQVLSKEAKRLHTKGISEENSSLNKNTSTENAITTQREESRYGRVVHGTDHVIIYNSLPKCGSRTFGSASRMLWKHRSIHMAKISLRKHDNRYPNEREILEFMESIEAPTFCQGHGYFATSDHIQSPVHINFMRDPVSRMVSAFYYTRFGDNNRKRRAHPGHTTKVIYRFHEICSGDDCSA, from the exons ATGACAAAGAGGAATGTACTAATATCATTGGCAATTTTGTCTTTTATCGCCTGTATTCTTATTATGTCTGAGTATTTGAACTTATTCGAAGATGGAGCTGGATTCAGTTATGTCCAAGTCTTATCAAAGGAGGCGAAGAGATTGCATACAAAAGGCATTTCAG aAGAAAATTCATCTTTGAATAAAAACACCTCAACAGAAAACGCAATCACCACTCAACGGGAAGAATCAAGATACGGCCGTGTTGTCCATGGAACA GATCACGTCATCATCTATAACAGCCTTCCGAAATGTGGGAGTAGAACTTTTGGTTCTGCAAGCCGAATGCTATGGAAACATCGATCCATCCAcatggctaaaatttcattaagaaaacATGAT AACCGGTACCCGAATGAGAGGGAGATATTGGAGTTCATGGAGAGCATTGAAGCACCTACATTTTGTCAGGGCCACGGATACTTTGCTACTTCTGATCATAT TCAGAGTCCTGTGCATATCAACTTCATGAGGGACCCGGTTTCACGAATGGTTTCTGCTTTCTACTACACTCGTTTCGGTGATAATAATAGAAAAAGAAGAGCACATCCGGGACATACCACTAAGGTGATTTACCGGTTCCATGAaatttgctccggcgacgatTGCTCCGCATAA